The following coding sequences lie in one Musa acuminata AAA Group cultivar baxijiao chromosome BXJ1-8, Cavendish_Baxijiao_AAA, whole genome shotgun sequence genomic window:
- the LOC135587215 gene encoding protein BUD31 homolog 2: MPKIKTSRVKYPEGWELIEPTLRELEAKMREAENDPHDGKRKCEALWPIFRIAHQKSRYIYDLYHRRKEISKELYEFCLDQGYADRNLIAKWKKPGYERLCCLRCMQTRDHNFATTCVCRVPKHLREEKVIECVHCGCRGCASGD; this comes from the exons ATGCCAAAAATAAAGACTAGCCGTGTTAAATATCCGGAAGGGTGGGAGCTTATTGAGCCCACTCTTCGAGAGCTCGAGGCAAAGATGAGGGAAG CTGAAAATGATCCCCATGATGGGAAGAGAAAGTGTGAAGCACTTTGGCCTATTTTTCGAATTGCTCATCAAAAGAGCCGTTATATATATGATCTTTATCATCGGAGGAAGGAAATTTCGAAGGAACTATATGAATTCTGCCTGGATCAGGGCTATGCAGACCGTAATTTAATTGCAAAGTGGAAAAAG CCAGGTTACGAGCGCCTCTGCTGCCTGAGGTGCATGCAGACACGAGATCACAATTTCGCAACCACCTGTGTCTGCAGGGTCCCTAAGCACCTGAGGGAAGAAAAAGTGATAGAATGCGTCCACTGTGGCTGCAGGGGCTGCGCAAGCGGAGATTAA